A single window of Anomaloglossus baeobatrachus isolate aAnoBae1 chromosome 9, aAnoBae1.hap1, whole genome shotgun sequence DNA harbors:
- the MRPS18B gene encoding small ribosomal subunit protein mS40, producing the protein MAASLVRMCVTSVRGVLRSRTPLPALPPGVRSLCSPPEEFNLESRYKEHPWEYLSSEEYLERYGQRTVWTGYRRNHKGPIPPQKTRKTCIRGGKLCGNPCPICRDQNLGVDYRNVKLLQQFICPHTGVVYDPTRTGVCMKQYKRLVKAITEAEDQGLLPVVIQNKDITYGDYSRTHSAVAQTPPAPAGPWYSWYEWQEPSANDVAKLQKLYKPYWKQMSGEQ; encoded by the exons ATGGCGGCCTCCTTAGTCAGGATGTGTGTGACCAGCGTGAGAGGGGTCCTGCGGAGCCGG ACCCCGCTCCCGGCACTGCCCCCCGGGGTCCGCTCCCTGTGCAGCCCCCCGGAGGAGTTTAATCTGGAGTCTCGTTATAAGGAGCATCCCTGGGAATATCTGAGCagtgaag AGTACCTGGAGCGTTATGGACAGCGAACAGTCTGGACTGGGTACAGAAGAAATCACAAAGGACCAATCCCACCGCAGAAAACCCGGAAGACCTGCATT AGAGGAGGTAAACTTTGTGGGAATCCCTGCCCCATCTGCCGGGACCAGAACCTTGGTGTGGATTACCGG AACGTAAAGTTACTACAGCAATTCATCTGTCCGCACACGGGAGTCGTGTACGACCCGACCAGAACAG GTGTGTGCATGAAGCAATACAAGCGGCTGGTGAAGGCCATAACTGAAGCGGAGGACCAGG GTCTCCTGCCCGTAGTGATACAGAACAAGGATATCACCTACGGAGACTATTCCCGGACGCACAGTGCCGTGGCACAAACGCCTCCCGCCCCGGCCGGCCCGTGGTATTCCTGGTACGAGTGGCAAGAGCCGTCTGCAAACGACGTGGCAAAACTACAGAAACTGTACAAGCCGTACTGGAAGCAGATGAGCGGGGAGCAGTGA